A genomic stretch from Clostridia bacterium includes:
- the rsgA gene encoding ribosome small subunit-dependent GTPase A: protein MNIKDYGWDEYFEGEWNQRCTEGLFPGRIVADYGQKLRVAAGSGEFLVSRPVRKLDNDSQIAVGDWVALEYSAETQSTSIRIVLTRKTKFSRAAAGIEIKEQIVASNVDTVFLIQSLNRDFNMRRLERYLIAAWESGAVPVVVLTKADCCDDVADKMAAVYATAPGVEVHAISCVTGEGIEKIRKFFIQGKTVALLGSSGVGKSTLVNTLAGKELLKTQGIREDDSKGRHTTTHRELLLLPEGGLILDTPGMRALLLWEADTGMEVMFGDVEELTKKCRFYDCKHQSEPGCAVRKALDTGELELKKWESWLKLQKELAHLEAKKEGKVRLQEKQWGKQIAKFQKEFYKGRK, encoded by the coding sequence GATTATGGATGGGATGAATATTTTGAAGGGGAGTGGAATCAAAGATGTACTGAAGGTCTGTTTCCTGGAAGAATAGTGGCAGACTATGGACAGAAGCTTCGTGTGGCTGCCGGATCAGGGGAATTTCTCGTAAGCAGGCCGGTCAGAAAGCTTGATAATGATTCACAAATTGCGGTCGGTGATTGGGTTGCATTGGAATACTCTGCAGAAACTCAGTCAACAAGTATTCGTATTGTCTTAACAAGGAAAACAAAGTTTTCAAGGGCTGCAGCGGGAATTGAAATAAAAGAGCAGATTGTTGCATCAAATGTAGATACGGTGTTTCTAATTCAGTCGTTGAACAGGGATTTCAACATGAGAAGGCTGGAAAGATACCTGATAGCAGCTTGGGAAAGTGGTGCAGTACCGGTTGTTGTGCTGACAAAGGCAGATTGCTGTGATGATGTAGCTGATAAAATGGCGGCTGTATATGCAACTGCTCCAGGGGTGGAAGTTCATGCCATCAGCTGTGTAACCGGAGAAGGAATCGAAAAGATAAGAAAATTCTTTATTCAGGGAAAAACTGTAGCTCTGCTTGGTTCTTCAGGTGTTGGCAAATCGACATTGGTTAATACCCTGGCAGGGAAAGAGCTTCTAAAAACCCAGGGAATCCGGGAGGATGACAGCAAGGGAAGACATACTACCACTCATAGGGAACTTCTGCTTTTGCCGGAGGGAGGATTGATATTGGATACACCGGGAATGCGTGCGTTATTGCTATGGGAGGCTGATACCGGTATGGAGGTAATGTTTGGAGATGTAGAGGAGCTCACAAAAAAGTGCCGTTTCTATGACTGCAAACATCAGAGTGAGCCGGGATGTGCTGTAAGAAAAGCACTTGATACTGGAGAGTTGGAACTGAAAAAGTGGGAAAGTTGGCTGAAACTGCAAAAGGAGCTGGCACATCTTGAAGCCAAAAAGGAAGGCAAGGTGCGGCTTCAGGAAAAGCAATGGGGCAAGCAGATTGCAAAATTTCAAAAGGAATTTTATAAGGGAAGGAAGTAG
- a CDS encoding HAD family hydrolase, with product MDFTSKKTILFDLDGTITDSGEGIINSLKYTLKAYGINDYDENKLYKFLGPPLTESFMEILGFDELKALEAVEKYREYFRDIGIFENKLYNGIESLLKSLVADGRKIILATSKAEVFAVRILEHFNISQYFFVAAGSELDGTRIKKSEVIRYALDKAGIVDLGNAVMVGDRMHDVIGARETGIDSIGVLYGYGNYEELNNAGASLIVETIDELRKSLIG from the coding sequence ATGGATTTTACATCTAAAAAAACAATTCTTTTTGATCTGGACGGGACAATAACGGACTCGGGTGAAGGGATAATAAATTCTCTGAAGTATACCCTGAAAGCCTATGGAATAAATGACTATGATGAGAATAAACTATATAAATTCCTTGGGCCGCCATTGACAGAGTCCTTCATGGAGATACTCGGTTTTGATGAATTAAAGGCTCTTGAGGCTGTTGAAAAGTACAGGGAGTACTTCAGAGACATTGGTATTTTTGAAAACAAACTATACAATGGTATTGAATCATTGCTAAAAAGCCTTGTAGCAGACGGGAGGAAAATAATTCTTGCCACATCAAAAGCTGAAGTATTTGCTGTAAGGATTCTTGAGCATTTTAATATTTCTCAGTATTTTTTTGTAGCGGCGGGAAGTGAGCTGGATGGAACACGGATAAAAAAGAGTGAAGTTATACGCTATGCTCTGGATAAGGCCGGAATAGTGGATCTTGGTAATGCAGTAATGGTTGGGGACCGCATGCATGATGTTATCGGCGCAAGGGAAACAGGTATAGATTCCATTGGAGTGTTATACGGCTATGGGAACTATGAAGAGCTTAATAATGCAGGGGCTTCATTAATAGTTGAAACAATAGATGAGTTGCGGAAAAGTTTGATTGGTTGA
- a CDS encoding GNAT family N-acetyltransferase, whose protein sequence is MSSNVNIRKCDHTDLDILIKMRLEFLKEAGHVKDGEDVSVLHSKLHGYITMHLNNDLHFWLAEIENETVAAGAVSIWDKLPVNAGKGSSFKIAYFSNMYTKPGYRKKGIASDIMKRIIQFLKEEGIQKAMLHALEDGKGIYKNFGFSSKENLMEMDIYG, encoded by the coding sequence GTGAGCAGTAACGTGAATATAAGAAAATGTGACCATACTGATTTAGACATTCTTATTAAAATGAGGCTGGAATTTTTGAAGGAAGCCGGGCATGTGAAAGATGGTGAAGATGTGAGCGTCCTACATAGCAAGCTTCATGGATACATAACAATGCACCTTAATAATGATTTGCATTTTTGGCTTGCAGAAATAGAGAATGAAACTGTAGCAGCAGGTGCTGTCAGCATATGGGATAAACTGCCGGTGAACGCAGGAAAGGGCAGCAGCTTTAAAATTGCATATTTCTCAAATATGTACACCAAACCTGGGTATAGAAAAAAGGGAATTGCCTCAGACATTATGAAACGAATAATTCAGTTCCTAAAAGAGGAAGGAATTCAGAAGGCTATGCTGCATGCCTTGGAAGACGGGAAAGGAATCTATAAAAATTTTGGCTTTTCCTCAAAGGAGAACCTTATGGAAATGGATATCTATGGATAA
- a CDS encoding AraC family transcriptional regulator, with translation MDWLKRMKDAVDYMEEHMEEPFDVSVAAKVALSSTFHFQRMFHMLTGNAVAEYVRKRKLTLAAQELSTSKAKVIDIAFKYGYDTPESFSKAFRRLHGISPSAAREPGANLKAIPRISFHLSLKGDKDMDYKVIEKEAFQVVGKSIEVSTKDGENFKNIPLFWKESCENGFTEKLEKISGTLGILGVCWNDYDGEKFTYIIAVEKPGECVQDTREYEIPASKWAVFESVGPMPDAIQNVIQRIYSEWFPSTGYEHADAPDLEVYYPGDASSDNYRCEVWIPITKK, from the coding sequence TTGGATTGGCTAAAACGTATGAAAGATGCGGTGGACTATATGGAGGAGCATATGGAGGAGCCTTTTGACGTGTCTGTTGCTGCGAAAGTTGCACTATCTTCTACTTTTCACTTTCAAAGGATGTTTCATATGCTTACAGGCAACGCTGTTGCCGAATATGTCCGTAAAAGAAAACTGACGTTGGCGGCTCAGGAGCTTTCAACTTCAAAAGCTAAAGTAATTGATATTGCCTTTAAATACGGATATGATACACCGGAGTCCTTTTCCAAAGCGTTTCGTAGATTGCACGGTATAAGCCCTTCGGCTGCGCGCGAGCCGGGTGCAAACCTGAAAGCAATTCCACGGATTTCCTTCCACCTATCATTGAAAGGAGATAAAGATATGGACTATAAAGTTATAGAAAAAGAAGCATTTCAGGTTGTCGGCAAAAGTATTGAAGTTTCAACGAAGGATGGAGAAAACTTTAAGAATATTCCTTTATTTTGGAAAGAGTCCTGTGAAAACGGATTCACGGAAAAACTTGAAAAGATTTCTGGGACACTCGGTATACTAGGAGTCTGCTGGAATGATTATGATGGTGAAAAGTTTACGTATATTATTGCAGTTGAAAAGCCTGGGGAATGCGTACAAGATACCAGGGAATATGAGATACCTGCTTCAAAATGGGCAGTATTTGAATCAGTCGGACCAATGCCGGACGCCATACAGAATGTGATACAAAGGATATATTCAGAGTGGTTTCCGTCAACGGGATATGAACATGCTGATGCACCTGACCTTGAAGTCTATTATCCGGGAGATGCAAGTTCAGATAACTATAGATGTGAGGTATGGATACCAATTACTAAAAAATAG
- a CDS encoding NAD(P)-binding domain-containing protein: MYKIGFIGFGSMGSMLIKGFINSGQINQDGIIVTRKDKSRLGEIKDTWPNVEIAQEVIEVVKKAHCIFICAKPMEYKGILDEIKSHILPDHHIISIAGSIELESMERIINCKITKVMPTIISEVNEGISLVCHNSKVTYKDADLIESLVGSIGNIRRISEKDFEFASELTSCGPGLLAAVFQEFVEAGLRHANSMKKEDIEEMVLKTAYGTAKLMLEKNMNFGDVISRVATKGGITEEGVKVIKGVMPQVFDEMFEQTMIKRKIVSQKVCREFGSI; encoded by the coding sequence ATGTATAAGATTGGATTTATAGGTTTTGGGAGTATGGGCAGCATGCTGATAAAAGGTTTTATCAATTCCGGACAGATAAACCAGGACGGGATAATTGTCACAAGAAAAGATAAGAGCAGGTTGGGTGAAATAAAAGATACTTGGCCTAACGTTGAAATTGCCCAGGAAGTTATTGAAGTAGTGAAGAAAGCCCATTGCATATTTATTTGTGCAAAGCCCATGGAATATAAAGGTATTCTTGATGAGATCAAGTCACATATTCTCCCTGATCACCACATAATCTCCATTGCAGGTTCCATAGAGCTTGAAAGTATGGAAAGAATAATTAATTGCAAAATTACGAAAGTGATGCCAACAATTATCTCGGAAGTGAATGAAGGGATATCTCTGGTTTGTCATAACAGCAAGGTCACTTATAAAGATGCAGACTTGATAGAATCATTAGTCGGAAGTATAGGCAATATACGGAGGATTAGTGAAAAGGATTTTGAGTTTGCATCTGAACTCACCAGCTGCGGACCAGGATTGCTTGCTGCAGTTTTTCAAGAGTTTGTCGAAGCGGGCTTAAGGCATGCCAATAGCATGAAAAAAGAGGATATCGAAGAAATGGTGCTGAAAACAGCTTATGGAACAGCGAAGTTAATGCTGGAAAAAAACATGAACTTTGGAGATGTTATTTCGAGAGTGGCAACTAAAGGTGGAATAACGGAGGAGGGAGTCAAAGTAATAAAAGGCGTTATGCCGCAAGTGTTTGATGAAATGTTTGAACAGACTATGATTAAGCGTAAAATAGTCAGTCAAAAGGTTTGTAGGGAATTTGGAAGTATATAG
- a CDS encoding zf-TFIIB domain-containing protein, which produces MDCPICHVKLQMSDRQGIEIDYCPQCRGIWLDRGELDKIIERSQTDFSTYGQRNEYREEYKPHDQYGGYDYRYKKHKKKSFLEDIFDFD; this is translated from the coding sequence ATGGATTGTCCTATTTGTCACGTAAAACTCCAGATGTCCGACCGCCAGGGTATTGAGATTGATTACTGCCCGCAATGCCGTGGGATATGGCTTGATCGTGGTGAGCTTGATAAGATAATAGAAAGGTCTCAGACTGATTTCAGTACATACGGGCAAAGGAATGAATACAGGGAAGAATATAAGCCGCACGACCAATATGGGGGATACGATTACAGGTATAAGAAACATAAGAAAAAATCATTTTTAGAAGATATTTTTGATTTTGATTAA
- a CDS encoding ArsC family transcriptional regulator has protein sequence MNIQIFGAKKCFDTQKAERYFKERKIKYQYVDIHKYGLSKGEFESVKAAVGLKDLIDTGAKEYKTLNMQNLGMGSVAAETLFKNPRLYKTPIVRNGKLATAGFHPDIWKVWD, from the coding sequence ATGAATATACAAATTTTTGGTGCAAAAAAGTGTTTTGATACACAAAAGGCTGAAAGGTATTTTAAAGAAAGGAAAATAAAATACCAATATGTCGATATACACAAATACGGTCTTAGCAAAGGTGAATTTGAAAGTGTAAAAGCAGCCGTAGGTCTGAAAGATTTGATCGATACCGGTGCCAAAGAATATAAGACGCTGAACATGCAAAACCTGGGGATGGGAAGTGTGGCAGCAGAGACCCTTTTTAAGAATCCGAGATTATATAAAACCCCCATAGTACGCAATGGAAAACTTGCCACAGCCGGATTTCACCCCGATATCTGGAAAGTCTGGGATTAA
- a CDS encoding alpha/beta hydrolase: protein MNRNVKMYKPVFKSRDGREAILKVYDSLLARWPVPYEALNISTRYGDTHIIACGDSSLPPLVLLHGTSSNSTMWIGDIIEYSKSFRVYAVDIPGEPGKSGERQYPLKGPFYHEWLEDVFSELQFKKASLLGISLGGWVAVNYSVRHPEKIERLVLLCPSGIGPQKISFIFKSIPLMLLGEKGFDKASRLVNGNNPIPEEALQYMKLIGRNFNLRTIVPVFSDGELKRLTMPILLLAGEKDVLIHSEKTAARLKKLLPKSTIELLPKEGHILINYSGRILEFLSQEKADS, encoded by the coding sequence ATGAATAGGAATGTAAAAATGTATAAACCTGTATTCAAATCGAGGGATGGAAGAGAAGCCATCTTAAAAGTATATGATTCGCTTCTTGCCCGATGGCCCGTCCCCTATGAGGCTTTAAATATTTCTACACGTTATGGTGATACTCATATAATAGCATGCGGTGATTCCTCACTGCCTCCACTGGTTTTATTGCACGGAACCAGCAGCAACTCAACCATGTGGATAGGTGATATTATCGAATACTCTAAGAGCTTCAGGGTATATGCCGTAGATATTCCAGGAGAGCCCGGCAAAAGCGGGGAAAGGCAGTATCCCTTAAAAGGACCTTTTTATCACGAATGGCTCGAAGATGTATTCAGTGAATTACAGTTTAAGAAAGCTTCATTGTTAGGTATATCGCTCGGAGGTTGGGTGGCAGTAAACTATTCGGTGAGGCATCCGGAAAAGATAGAAAGACTTGTTTTATTATGCCCTTCCGGTATTGGCCCACAAAAAATTTCTTTCATTTTTAAATCGATCCCGCTCATGCTTTTGGGTGAAAAGGGATTTGATAAAGCAAGCAGGCTTGTAAATGGCAATAACCCAATTCCCGAAGAGGCTCTGCAATACATGAAGTTGATTGGACGCAACTTCAATTTGCGCACTATTGTTCCTGTTTTTTCCGATGGTGAACTGAAACGATTGACGATGCCGATTTTACTGTTGGCCGGTGAAAAAGACGTTCTGATACATTCAGAGAAAACTGCAGCAAGACTAAAAAAGCTGTTACCAAAATCAACAATAGAGTTACTTCCCAAGGAAGGCCATATTCTCATAAATTACTCCGGCAGGATATTAGAGTTTCTTAGCCAGGAAAAAGCAGACTCTTAG
- a CDS encoding DUF4180 domain-containing protein → MSIKHAILGLLSWKSSTGYNLKKIFEESPAMYWSGNNNQIYKALIQLLEEGFVTNEIKHQESSPSKKVYTITEEGLAELRKWVASQPEAPEMKKSFLVQLAWADQLNAEELDNLLSSYENELRIQQLMQEEKKHRRLYAPDRTPREKYLWNMISENLISSYKSELDWVKKIREELLKKETVEEKSVMEYKIIGTRAKKYVELVSYVSFVSTEQDALEIISLCGENDTDLLLLHGNALSEDFFKLKTGTAGKIVQKFINYRVKTAVILSEQPDSKGKFREMVSELNRSNHFRFFESKETAEVWLTS, encoded by the coding sequence GTGTCAATCAAACATGCAATTTTAGGCCTTCTGAGCTGGAAATCTTCTACAGGCTATAACTTAAAAAAAATATTCGAGGAATCACCGGCAATGTACTGGTCAGGTAATAATAACCAGATATATAAAGCTTTAATCCAGCTCCTTGAAGAAGGATTTGTTACTAACGAAATAAAACATCAGGAGAGCTCTCCCTCAAAAAAAGTTTATACCATAACTGAAGAAGGGCTTGCTGAACTAAGAAAATGGGTAGCTTCACAACCTGAAGCACCCGAGATGAAAAAAAGCTTTCTCGTCCAGCTTGCTTGGGCAGACCAGTTGAATGCAGAGGAATTGGATAATTTGTTATCAAGTTATGAAAATGAATTAAGGATACAGCAACTGATGCAGGAGGAGAAAAAACACAGAAGGCTTTATGCACCGGATAGGACTCCAAGGGAGAAGTATTTGTGGAACATGATTTCGGAAAACCTTATATCTTCATATAAAAGTGAATTAGACTGGGTTAAGAAAATACGCGAAGAGCTCTTGAAAAAAGAAACTGTAGAGGAGAAGAGTGTTATGGAATATAAAATTATTGGAACCCGAGCTAAAAAGTATGTTGAACTCGTATCATATGTTTCTTTTGTGAGTACTGAACAAGACGCTTTAGAAATAATTTCTTTATGTGGGGAGAACGATACAGACCTACTCCTGCTCCACGGTAATGCTCTATCAGAGGATTTTTTCAAGCTCAAGACAGGTACAGCCGGAAAAATTGTGCAAAAGTTTATCAATTATCGTGTAAAGACTGCTGTTATCCTTTCTGAGCAGCCTGACAGTAAAGGCAAGTTCAGGGAAATGGTTTCTGAACTGAACAGAAGTAATCACTTCAGGTTTTTTGAGAGCAAAGAAACTGCTGAAGTCTGGCTTACAAGTTAA
- a CDS encoding D-alanyl-D-alanine carboxypeptidase family protein, translating into MFAYHKILENRDGIVIELYLDLQWTEFALEFDKNPKENIKRLEDAVWQYIVDRLPEVKAKTVRIMLGSILIASLTVNHAYAAGINPAAEKAWANYSPPSVYSVQSGDSLFKIAEKAGVSIERLKSVNGFLGDTVYAGQQFIIPGRNNEVYVVQPGDTLYLISHRLGTTVEQIKTSNGLKSDVISAGQWLRVSVQRKKAYTVRYGDTLYNIAGRYKVSFELLKAVNGLKSNAVNTGQVLLIPISGAKFIASRPDSLMVLVNKSYSLTSSYEPQDMVVPDVDFTSGEYSPKKLMRQEAAIALEHLFLQAKQHGIDLYALSGYRSYQRQEEIFSNNIKKYGSPESANRFSAKPGESEHQTGLAMDITAPSVYYSISQSFGDTAEGRWLKQNAPDFGFIIRYPEGKEEVTGYQYEPWHVRYVGIETAKAISMQRITLEEYLGKY; encoded by the coding sequence ATGTTTGCTTATCATAAAATACTGGAAAATAGAGATGGAATAGTTATCGAGCTGTATTTGGATTTACAGTGGACAGAGTTTGCCCTTGAGTTTGATAAAAATCCGAAAGAAAATATTAAGAGGCTGGAGGATGCGGTATGGCAATATATAGTAGACAGACTTCCAGAGGTAAAAGCTAAGACAGTCAGAATAATGCTTGGTTCCATATTGATTGCTTCACTTACGGTAAATCATGCCTATGCTGCCGGGATAAATCCTGCTGCCGAAAAAGCATGGGCGAATTATAGCCCGCCTTCTGTCTATAGTGTGCAGTCCGGAGATTCATTATTTAAAATAGCAGAGAAGGCAGGTGTCTCCATAGAGCGGCTAAAATCAGTTAATGGATTTCTAGGAGATACTGTTTATGCAGGACAGCAGTTTATTATACCTGGAAGAAACAACGAGGTATATGTTGTGCAGCCCGGAGACACTCTGTATTTGATTTCTCACAGACTAGGCACAACAGTTGAGCAAATAAAAACATCAAACGGATTGAAAAGTGATGTGATTTCAGCAGGGCAGTGGCTTCGGGTTTCAGTACAGAGGAAAAAAGCCTATACTGTCAGATATGGAGATACTTTATACAATATAGCTGGAAGATATAAGGTTTCATTTGAACTGCTAAAAGCTGTAAATGGATTGAAAAGCAATGCTGTAAACACTGGGCAAGTTCTGCTTATCCCTATTTCTGGTGCGAAGTTTATTGCTTCCAGGCCTGACAGCTTAATGGTACTGGTAAATAAAAGCTATTCACTGACTTCATCCTATGAACCCCAAGACATGGTTGTGCCGGATGTTGATTTTACATCCGGTGAATACAGCCCCAAAAAACTTATGAGACAAGAAGCTGCAATTGCACTTGAACATCTTTTTTTGCAAGCAAAACAGCATGGAATAGATCTGTATGCACTTTCAGGTTATCGGTCATACCAGCGTCAGGAAGAGATTTTCTCCAACAATATAAAAAAGTATGGGAGCCCGGAATCTGCGAACCGCTTCAGTGCGAAACCGGGCGAGAGTGAACACCAGACAGGACTTGCCATGGATATTACAGCACCGTCTGTATATTACTCAATTTCCCAGTCTTTTGGGGATACAGCTGAAGGAAGATGGCTTAAGCAAAATGCGCCTGATTTTGGGTTTATCATTCGCTATCCCGAGGGGAAGGAAGAAGTAACAGGATACCAGTACGAGCCCTGGCATGTCCGTTATGTGGGCATAGAGACGGCAAAAGCAATAAGTATGCAGAGAATTACCCTTGAGGAATATTTGGGAAAGTATTGA
- a CDS encoding TetR/AcrR family transcriptional regulator has protein sequence MVRIVKKPEERKTEIMDIAEELFNSKGYEQTGVNEIIEKAGVAKGTFYYYFKSKDEILDEIVKRAIDKEIQGLQEIIKDSGSNALEKIKNILASNLKNACENEELLELLHKKENALMHQKSIVYSANKYSPIIAEIIKQGVAEGIFHTQYPLEVTQFLMVGISFLFDTSIFLWTKEEYIQRLNALSYILETTLHAEKGSFEFFSQILNESN, from the coding sequence ATGGTCAGAATTGTTAAAAAGCCTGAGGAGAGAAAGACGGAAATTATGGATATTGCAGAGGAACTCTTTAATTCAAAAGGCTATGAGCAGACAGGTGTCAATGAAATAATAGAGAAAGCAGGAGTGGCAAAGGGTACTTTTTATTACTATTTCAAATCCAAGGATGAAATACTGGATGAGATTGTAAAACGAGCTATAGATAAGGAAATCCAAGGATTACAGGAAATTATCAAGGACAGTGGATCCAATGCCTTAGAGAAAATCAAAAACATCCTGGCATCGAATTTAAAAAACGCATGCGAAAATGAAGAGTTATTAGAGCTTCTGCACAAGAAAGAAAATGCACTCATGCATCAAAAAAGCATTGTATATTCAGCTAACAAGTATTCGCCGATTATTGCGGAAATTATCAAACAGGGTGTGGCAGAAGGAATATTTCATACTCAGTATCCTTTGGAAGTGACACAGTTTCTTATGGTTGGTATAAGCTTTTTGTTTGATACTTCCATTTTTTTGTGGACTAAGGAAGAGTATATTCAAAGATTGAACGCTTTATCATATATACTTGAAACAACGCTACATGCAGAAAAGGGCAGCTTTGAATTTTTTTCGCAAATTTTAAATGAAAGCAATTGA
- a CDS encoding ketopantoate reductase family protein gives MKLLVYGAGVIGTTYAWKLDEAGHDVTIFVRKEMKKHIEENGFILEYLDTADKKKERVRKAYFPKVTDALSPDDGYELIIAAVKYNQLSGILPDLAENAGEANILFFQNNWSEFDMIEKYVKPENYLLGFPAMVGGGREGNKINCIIFRESYSSTMLGEKDGKRTPRLSRVYKVMKSAGMKPEISDCPVDWLATHYIMQASGIGAFLKAGSYSSFAASRQLIRESIMAHREGLNVCKVRGFDPKKIFMSRMYYFPMFLILPVLSMFYKSETTRMMVEGHMAKGMDEMIDGFYRVLGDGERLGINMPYWEQFKRYVDEYYQRILQTGTSC, from the coding sequence ATGAAACTGTTGGTTTATGGTGCCGGAGTCATCGGTACTACATATGCATGGAAACTTGATGAAGCAGGGCATGATGTTACTATCTTTGTACGTAAGGAAATGAAAAAACATATTGAAGAAAACGGATTTATATTGGAATATTTGGACACTGCTGATAAAAAGAAAGAAAGAGTGAGAAAAGCATACTTCCCAAAAGTAACAGACGCTTTGTCACCTGATGACGGTTATGAGCTCATTATCGCTGCAGTTAAATATAATCAATTGAGCGGAATATTACCAGATCTTGCAGAAAATGCGGGCGAAGCGAATATTCTCTTTTTTCAGAATAATTGGTCCGAGTTTGATATGATAGAAAAGTATGTAAAACCAGAGAATTATTTATTGGGTTTCCCTGCTATGGTGGGTGGAGGAAGAGAAGGAAACAAAATCAATTGTATAATATTCAGAGAATCGTATTCCAGTACGATGCTCGGTGAAAAAGACGGAAAGAGGACACCCAGGCTGAGCAGAGTATATAAAGTGATGAAAAGTGCAGGTATGAAGCCGGAGATATCAGATTGCCCGGTAGATTGGCTTGCAACCCATTACATAATGCAGGCGTCAGGCATTGGTGCTTTTCTGAAAGCCGGAAGCTATAGCTCGTTTGCTGCCAGCAGGCAGTTAATCAGAGAGTCGATAATGGCGCACCGGGAGGGGTTGAATGTATGTAAGGTAAGAGGATTTGACCCTAAAAAGATATTTATGTCAAGAATGTATTATTTTCCGATGTTTTTGATTTTGCCAGTTCTAAGTATGTTTTACAAAAGTGAAACCACCAGGATGATGGTAGAGGGACATATGGCTAAAGGCATGGATGAAATGATTGACGGGTTCTATAGAGTACTGGGTGACGGTGAACGCTTGGGGATAAATATGCCTTACTGGGAGCAGTTTAAGAGATATGTGGATGAGTATTATCAAAGAATTCTTCAAACTGGTACATCATGCTAA
- a CDS encoding tetratricopeptide repeat protein — MYFLYKLIAGLFQKKQPVRAMKYYAKAYGFLKGKKDVGLLMNMALLYDQTGEYVKAEEKYNEILRINPEESAAYYGLGVLFDNSRQFDKAISCYSRAIEISPRYSKAYFFLANIFDETGDKSKAIYNYKKAIENDPGYFWAYNNLGAIYEEMNQNDLALHTFKECIKIDPYHYKALFNIGVVYEKLGHRDKAIENYKLSIAINPSYPYSYLNLAVIYRSAGDFTNAVNVITQGIDNNRDSSFLYYNRACFYIHMNMLDESFCDLVKATELSPGLIEYMKEDKELDPVKEMVKYREKWH, encoded by the coding sequence ATGTATTTTCTTTACAAGCTGATAGCAGGATTATTTCAAAAAAAACAGCCTGTTAGAGCTATGAAGTATTACGCTAAGGCATATGGTTTCTTAAAAGGAAAAAAGGATGTCGGGCTTCTGATGAATATGGCACTTTTATACGATCAAACAGGAGAATATGTTAAAGCAGAAGAAAAGTATAATGAGATATTGAGAATTAATCCTGAGGAATCCGCAGCTTATTATGGCCTGGGAGTTTTATTCGATAACAGCAGGCAGTTTGATAAAGCTATCAGCTGTTATAGTAGGGCTATAGAAATAAGTCCCCGGTACAGTAAAGCTTACTTCTTTCTTGCAAATATTTTTGATGAGACAGGAGATAAAAGCAAAGCTATATACAATTATAAAAAGGCAATTGAAAACGATCCCGGATATTTCTGGGCTTACAACAATCTAGGTGCTATTTATGAAGAGATGAACCAGAATGATCTCGCTTTACACACTTTTAAAGAGTGTATAAAAATTGATCCCTATCATTACAAAGCATTATTCAATATAGGGGTTGTATATGAAAAATTAGGGCATAGGGATAAAGCAATAGAGAACTACAAGCTATCAATCGCTATAAATCCCAGTTATCCTTATAGCTATCTTAATCTTGCTGTTATATATAGAAGTGCAGGAGATTTTACAAATGCAGTAAATGTGATAACACAAGGGATTGATAACAATAGGGACTCGTCCTTTCTATATTACAACAGGGCTTGTTTTTATATCCACATGAATATGCTTGATGAGTCTTTCTGTGATCTTGTTAAAGCAACTGAACTCAGTCCGGGACTGATAGAATATATGAAAGAGGATAAAGAGCTTGATCCGGTAAAGGAAATGGTAAAGTACAGGGAGAAATGGCATTGA